The following are from one region of the Vulpes vulpes isolate BD-2025 chromosome 14, VulVul3, whole genome shotgun sequence genome:
- the PTPN1 gene encoding tyrosine-protein phosphatase non-receptor type 1 isoform X2, whose protein sequence is MKPVTFRVEWPSFLRTKTETVDHSRIKLHQEDNDYINASLIKMEEAQRSYILTQGPLPNTCGHFWEMVWEQKSRGVVMLNRVMEKGSLKCAQYWPQKEEKEMIFEDTNLKLTLISEDIKSYYTVRQLELENLASQETREILHFHYTTWPDFGVPESPASFLNFLFKVRESGSLSTEHGPIVVHCSAGIGRSGTFCLADTCLLLMDKRKDPSSVDIKKVLLEMRKFRMGLIQTADQLRFSYLAVIEGAKFIMGDSSVQEQWKELSHEDLEPPPEHVPPPPRPPKRILEPHNGKCKEFFPNHQWVKDEPGEDKEACSIKEETRTPLNVPCSVESTSPDTEVRRRALGAGPAQGEPSPPKEEQDQALTPWKPFLVNMCMATVLTAGAYLCYRFLFSSST, encoded by the exons TTGACCATAGTCGGATTAAACTACATCAAGAAGATAATGACTACATCAACGCCAGTTTGATAAAGATGGAAGAAGCCCAAAGGAGTTACATTCTTACCCAG GGCCCTTTGCCTAACACATGTGGTCACTTTTGGGAGATGGTGTGGGAACAGAAAAGCAGGGGCGTTGTCATGCTCAACAGAGTGATGGAGAAAGGATCG TTAAAATGTGCACAGTACTGgccacaaaaagaagaaaaagaaatgatctttGAAGACACAAATTTGAAATTAACCTTGATCTCTGAAGATATTAAGTCGTATTACACAGTACGGCAGCTGGAATTGGAGAACCTTGCA tctcAAGAAACTCGAGAGATCTTACATTTCCACTATACCACGTGGCCTGACTTTGGAGTCCCCGAATCACCAGCTTCGTTCctgaactttctttttaaagttcgTGAGTCGGGATCGCTCAGCACGGAGCATGGCCCTATCGTGGTGCACTGCAGCGCTGGCATCGGCAGGTCTGGGACCTTCTGTCTGGCTGACACCTGCCTCTTGCTG ATGGACAAGAGGAAAGACCCTTCTTCTGTCGATATCAAGAAAGTTCTGTTAGAAATGAGGAAGTTCCGGATGGGACTGATCCAGACAGCAGACCAGCTCCGTTTCTCCTACCTAGCTGTGATCGAAGGTGCCAAATTCATCATGGGAGACTCTTCAGTGCAG GAGCAGTGGAAGGAGCTCTCCCACGAGGACCTGGAGCCCCCACCCGAACAcgtcccccctcctccccgacCGCCCAAACGAATTCTGGAGCCACACAATGGGAAGTGCAAGGAATTCTTCCCCAACCACCAGTGGGTAAAGGATGAACCTGGGGAGGATAAAGAAGCCTGCTCCATCAAGGAAGAAACCAGAACTCCCTTAAACGTCCCTTGTAGTGTGGAAAG CACGAGTCCAGACACTGAAGTCAGAAGGCGGGCCCTGGGGGCAGGTCCTGCCCAGGGGGAGCCATCGCCGCCCAAGGAGGAGCAGGACCAGGCGCTGACTCCCTGGAAGCCCTTCCTGGTCAACATGTGCATGGCCACGGTCCTCACGGCCGGCGCGTACCTCTGCTACAGG TTCCTGTTCAGCAGCAGCACATAA